The stretch of DNA AATCACGCAGCCGCTGGCATTTGCCCCGCCACCTCCAGCACCTCCCTCAGGTTGGACAGGGCCAGCCGTGCACGGGCCTGCTGGGACATCAAGCCGCGCTGCACCCGGCGACCCGTCCAGTTCTGACCGACCGCAGCCCACTGCACGTAGGCGCTGCTGTCCCAGCTGGCCACCCCAGGTCCCGGAGCAGACCGACCAGGTCGGGGGTGCCCAGACCAAAGGCATGCACGGGCACACCGTTGGCCTCTTTGAGCACCGGTTCCAGGATGCTGACCAGTGCCGCTCTGTCCCGCAGGCGGGGCACCAGACCGCCCACACCAATTCCGTCAAAGCCTTTATTGTTATTGCGAAAAATCCGGGCGGCCTCTCGGGCTGTCTCGGGGCACATGGCCTGCAGGCTGGCGTAAAGGCGCATGCTGCTGTGGTTGTGATGTTCTCTGGCCCACAGGGCGTTTTGCAGGGTCCACTCGTAACGCCTCACCTGGTCCCTCAAGGACAGCTCGGGCAGCTGCATGAAAGAGGTGCCGAAAGTCATCCCGGTTGAAAAGGTCCCCAAAGGTGTCTCTAAGGAGAAAGTAGCGGTTTCCGCTCTTAAAAACGGCTTTGGCCACACGAGCAGTGTCTTCAGGGATCTGGCTGGAGAAATCAGGTTTCCAACTCATGGGAGGACCTCCTCAAGGGTTTTAACTTCACGGTACACCCACGAAAGGTCAGATGGTGAGTAAACCAGTGGCATCAAAAGTGCGTATGAGCCATGCACCAATTCCCCCGGTCACCCCTGCTCTGGGCAGACCCGCAAGGTGCTGAGGCAGACCCTGGACCGCATGCCTGATGGGAATTGCTGGCGTTGCTTTCTGCCCTGACGAAACGGCTGGATGTTCCAGCAGAGGACACCCACTGACACTGGGTGTGGAGCATTGACGAATATATCGAAATGATATATCATATTGATATGAATGTGGTCAGCAAACATAAACTCCGCGAGTTCTGGGCAATCCACCCCGAGGCCGAACAAGCCCTCACCGAGTGGTACAACCGCCTCCGCAAGAGCACCCCCTTCAACTTCGCCCAGCTCAAAGACCTCTTCAACGCCGCAGACTTCGACACCCCTCACACCATCTTCGATGTCGGCGGCAACAAGTACCGGGTGATCGCAATCATCGACTACACCGGGCAGTTCACCAAAATCCGGCATGTCTTCACCCACAAGGAATACGACATCTGGAGCGAGAAAAAAAGAAAAGGAAAGGTGGAGGACTGACCTCCACCCCCTTTCTCCGCTGACCACGGAAAGGAACCCAACATGACCCAGACCCATGACATCCTCACCACCTGGACCCAGTTCAGCCAGATGGCTGGACGCCTGCTGGAACCCATCCAGAACGAGCAGCACCATCAGGAAGTGGAAGCTTTCCTGGACGACCTCACCGACCAGATGAACACCCCCGACGACCCCCGCTTTGTTGGCCTGTTTCGTCTGCTGGCCCACAACCTGCACGTCTGGGAAGAGCAGCATGTGGTCATCGAGGACACCAGCCCTCACCTGCACCTGAAGGCCCTGATGGAAGAACGCGGCCTCAAGCAGGTGGACCTCGGGCACATCATTCCCCAGTCCAACCTCAGCAAGATCCTCAAAGGTGAACGGGAGATCAGCAAAGAGGTGGCCAAGGAACTGGCCCGATTCTTCAAGGTGGATGTGGCCCTGTTCATCTGAAAGCCTCACATCAAAAAGGCCACCTGCACAGGTGGCCTGAATTCTTTACAGAGGTTTAGAAGCTGTCCCGGATGGTCCGTCTGGCTGCACCGTAAGCCAGTCTTTCCAGGAAGCGCCAGGGGTTCTCCAGAAAGTGGATGATGCTGGCAAAGATGCCAAGCAGGATGAGGCCACCCAGCAGGCTGGCATGGGTGTACGCTTCATGGCCGGTGACACCTGCCACACACACGAGTGCCAGAGTACCCATCCCGGTGAGCAGCCACATGGGGACATTCCCAGCATGGACCTCCTGGGCACACCGGATCAAGCAGGCAATGGCCAGGGCCGCGCAGAGCAGGAAGCCGAGGCTGTTTACTGCAAAAAACAGGTGTGGCTCCAAGATGTGATACATCATTTGGTAAGCCTGGAGGCGTCCCTGGTGAGCGGCTTCGGTCATTTGATTTGTCAGGTCTTGCATGAATTGTGCGTTGTCCATATGAACAGTATGGCATCTACCATTAAAAAGTTCCAGAGAATTTTGCTCTGTGCAGTTTCCTTGAAGTTTGTTATTTTAAAGTTTCCCCCTTCGATGATCAGGTGTCCAACTCAGAAACAGTCCAGTGTTTACTGGAAGGGGTTGTTAAAATCGACCCCTCACCGTCTACGCTTTCTCATTAAATCAGGGCGGAAAATTGAAACATTGGCACACTGATCGCAAACGTAGATCAACCACTGGCTTCCACCATATGGCGTAAACCCAAAAGTTTTCGCATCGTTATGATTGTCATTAACTATCAGACGGTAATACCCTCTCCCGCAATTGCGACACAGTTTGGGTGCATCCAATTCTGGGGCATTGAAGTATCCCTGCAAAGCAATGAGGATTTGATCGATGGCTTTGATGAGCTCCTGAACGGACGTAAATCGTGCAGAGGGAGCATGTGCGATGCACCGGTCAAGCACAGCATTGACGTGTGAGAAACGAGAGTTGATGTTTTCCAGATTGAAATTGACCTCTCGGTGCTGTTCGCGGCTGAATTTCTTACCTCCACTCAACATCCAGTACAGCAGTTTCCCCAGAGAGTAGATGTCCGTGGCAGGAGTCACCAGATCTGATCGGCCATCTTCCATTTCAGGAGCGATGAAGAACCTTGGTCCGACCACTTCTTCAAGCAAAGTGTGACGCGCGTCATTTTCAATGTAGGCGAGACCAAAGTCTGCCACAACAGGTCTGTTCTCTGCTCGAATGAAGAGGATGTTTTCAGGCTTGATGTCACGGTGAATGATTCCCTGCTCGTGTGCTGCCATGATGCCTTTGCAGATGTTCTTAAAGATTTTCAATGCGAGCAGGACATCTTCAGCGAAAACATCGGTGACCTCTGCGAGGGTGCCATCTACATAGTAGTCGGTGACATAAAAAGGTTTCTCACCTTCTGTCTGGAAATCCAGAATTCTGATCACATAAGGGGAATTGATGGATCGGATGGTGTCAATTTCCGTTTGAAAGCGACCAAGACGCTTGGTGTTCTTCAAGCGCTTGAGGACGTAACGGATGTCAGCTGATCCTGTTCTGTCGTTTACCACAAAGGTGTGGGCCTGACCGCCTTCACTTAAACTTTCGATCACTTCCCAGCGTTCATTGAAAATCTGTCCCATGCATCAGAGTATAAAGCTCAGCATGTTGTCTGCACGTCGAGAGAATCTCCCACTGTGCCAGATTTCATTAGGGGACAAAATGACTCGGGGTTACAGAACAAGCGTCTGATACGCTGTTTTTGTGCTGCATCCTCGTCATCAACCTCTGTTTGACCTCCTCAGGCCCTATCTCCCCCTGGATCCCCGCAAACTCCATGTTTTCACCGCCCTGATTTTGAGCATGATCCAGGCCAGAACGGTCGTACTCTATCAATTGGTGCCCCATCTGCAACTGTCTGGCACCCCAGACAGTCGCTACAAACGTCTCAAACGCTTTGTTCAGAGTGACCTCTCTGACCTTCTGGTGGCTCGTTTGATCCTTCGCTACCTGAACCCCGGCAAGATTTACCTTGTTATTGACCGCACACACTGGCAACTGGGACAACACCACGTCAACGTGCTGCTGATCAGTGTAGTTTGGCACTCCTTTGCTTTTACATTGTGCTGGACGGTTCTGGATCATGCGGGCAATAGCAGCCAACAGCACTGCATCCAATTGCTGAAACGCCTGCTGCCCCTCCTGGACAATTTCACTATCGGAGGGCTCCTTGCAGATCGTGAATTTATTGGACAGGAGTGGTTTCAGTTTCTGGCAGCGCAAAGAATTCCTCCTTTTATTCGGCTGAAAGCGGACACGCGGGTGAACGATCAGCCCGTATGGAGTTGTTTCAAAAAGATGTCCCCGTTGAAAGTGCGGTATTGGCACCTTCCCATGAAGCTTTATGGGGTCCGGTTCCGGGTGATGGCCACCAAGTCATACAAGGGTGAGATGCTCTACCTGGCTTATTCTGGCCGGGGGGATCAGGCTCTGAAGTGGTATGCAAAACGTTGGAATGCAGAAAATTTGCATGCAGTACTGAAATCAAGGGGCTTTAAACTGGAAGCGTCCGGCCTTTACCACCCCCAACGGGTGGCCGTCTTACTGACCTGTGTCACGCTGGCTTTTGTCTGGTGCTGCTTAACAGGCGAGAGGGCGGAGCGTCAGAAGCCTTCACAAACCCTCAAGTATGGGTATCCTGCCAAGAGCCTGTTCCGGCGTGGACTGGACCTTCTCCAGGAAGATTTTCTTCAAAGAAGCCGAATACCAGATCCTGGAGGATTACATGTTTTTGAGGTGCTACACTGATCCCAGATGCAATTGATGACAGGTCAAATTTCGCTTGAACTGACGGTCCTTGGGTATCAGTTTCCCGAAGCTACAGATTTTTATGATGCCAATTGGTTGATGGTTCAGCTTCAGATGGGTACGCCCTGGGGACTGTGGACGAGGGTGGATCCGTGCCTGGAGGTTCGTGAGGCCCAAAGGCTACTGAATTGGTTCCAGGAATTGGAGCGCAACTTTGACTTCATTGCTGGCTGGGGTACGGGCCATTTGGATACCTCTGAATGTTTCACAGAACCGAATTTGGAGTTTAAAGCGCGTGGTGGGCAGCTGATCGCTCGATTTGAAGGCACTGTGGCCCTCGAAATCTCGTTCTCGCATGAATTTCTGCCCCCTTTTGCCAGCGAGTTGCCGTATTACGCCGATCCGGATGAAGAGCAAGTGCAGCAGGTCTATTTGAGGTTTTACCTCACCCGAGAGCAATTAAAAACGTTGATCAGTCAGTGGCAACAGGACCTGGCACCCTTTCCAGAGCGTTATTCCCTGGATAACTGACTTTGTCCCCTAGAGAAGTGCCAGATCTAGGGCTCTTGCATACTGGGGGTTAAGGTAGCAACTGTATTGGGTGTCAAGGGGTGTTTCCAGAATCCGCTAAAATAGCGCTACCTTCTCAAAGGTGAATGGCTTCAGGAGGAAAGCAATGCCCAGATCTCAAACCGAGCTTTTGAAGATGATCGACGTCTTATTGGACCCCAAGACTCTGGAGCGAAAGTATGGCCAAACCATGGAAGAACTTATCCGATGGGTCCCTCACCCTGAACCAGCTGAAGTCATCATGGCCGCAGAATTGGGAGCCTCCAGCGAAGAGATCTTACAGAAATTGATGTCTTATCAACCCATTGCTCTGGGGCAATGAGCTGAACATCATGTCTGAATTTCAAGATTGGGCTGCCAGGACTGTTTTGAGTGCATCATGGCATTCAAAATGACCAGCAGTTTTCGCATTGCTGCCACCATTGCAAGCTTTTTCGGTTTCCCTCTGGACACCAGTTGTTTGAAGAACCTCTGGATCACCGGATTCACCCGCACACAGGCCACCGTAGCCATATAGAGCACGGCTCGGATGTCTCCTCGCCCACCCC from Deinococcus cellulosilyticus NBRC 106333 = KACC 11606 encodes:
- a CDS encoding helix-turn-helix domain-containing protein, with protein sequence MTQTHDILTTWTQFSQMAGRLLEPIQNEQHHQEVEAFLDDLTDQMNTPDDPRFVGLFRLLAHNLHVWEEQHVVIEDTSPHLHLKALMEERGLKQVDLGHIIPQSNLSKILKGEREISKEVAKELARFFKVDVALFI
- a CDS encoding type II toxin-antitoxin system HigB family toxin; amino-acid sequence: MNVVSKHKLREFWAIHPEAEQALTEWYNRLRKSTPFNFAQLKDLFNAADFDTPHTIFDVGGNKYRVIAIIDYTGQFTKIRHVFTHKEYDIWSEKKRKGKVED
- a CDS encoding WapI family immunity protein — encoded protein: MQLMTGQISLELTVLGYQFPEATDFYDANWLMVQLQMGTPWGLWTRVDPCLEVREAQRLLNWFQELERNFDFIAGWGTGHLDTSECFTEPNLEFKARGGQLIARFEGTVALEISFSHEFLPPFASELPYYADPDEEQVQQVYLRFYLTREQLKTLISQWQQDLAPFPERYSLDN
- a CDS encoding serine/threonine protein kinase, translating into MGQIFNERWEVIESLSEGGQAHTFVVNDRTGSADIRYVLKRLKNTKRLGRFQTEIDTIRSINSPYVIRILDFQTEGEKPFYVTDYYVDGTLAEVTDVFAEDVLLALKIFKNICKGIMAAHEQGIIHRDIKPENILFIRAENRPVVADFGLAYIENDARHTLLEEVVGPRFFIAPEMEDGRSDLVTPATDIYSLGKLLYWMLSGGKKFSREQHREVNFNLENINSRFSHVNAVLDRCIAHAPSARFTSVQELIKAIDQILIALQGYFNAPELDAPKLCRNCGRGYYRLIVNDNHNDAKTFGFTPYGGSQWLIYVCDQCANVSIFRPDLMRKRRR
- a CDS encoding IS4 family transposase, with protein sequence MLHPRHQPLFDLLRPYLPLDPRKLHVFTALILSMIQARTVVLYQLVPHLQLSGTPDSRYKRLKRFVQSDLSDLLVARLILRYLNPGKIYLVIDRTHWQLGQHHVNVLLISVVWHSFAFTLCWTVLDHAGNSSQQHCIQLLKRLLPLLDNFTIGGLLADREFIGQEWFQFLAAQRIPPFIRLKADTRVNDQPVWSCFKKMSPLKVRYWHLPMKLYGVRFRVMATKSYKGEMLYLAYSGRGDQALKWYAKRWNAENLHAVLKSRGFKLEASGLYHPQRVAVLLTCVTLAFVWCCLTGERAERQKPSQTLKYGYPAKSLFRRGLDLLQEDFLQRSRIPDPGGLHVFEVLH